One genomic segment of Hymenobacter psoromatis includes these proteins:
- a CDS encoding phosphoribosyltransferase yields the protein MDLVRAEAEAVLVLAVPLQPETATPAVPHRMGQALITLHNKAFRPYLAAADIATAIDRVAARLNADYAGRRPLFVVVLTGGFMFATDLLKRYRGDCEIVFIRVASYEGTDSTGQVQEIMGLREDVQGRDLILVEDIVDTGTTVHYLLPTLRANQPASIEIAAMFFKPASLRYPLDLKYMAMEIPNDFVVGYGLDYDGLGRNLPDVYVAA from the coding sequence GTGGACCTGGTGAGGGCCGAGGCCGAAGCAGTGCTGGTGCTCGCCGTACCTTTGCAGCCCGAAACGGCTACCCCGGCCGTTCCCCACCGCATGGGTCAAGCCCTTATTACGCTCCACAACAAGGCTTTCCGGCCTTATCTCGCCGCCGCCGACATCGCCACGGCCATCGACCGGGTGGCCGCCCGCCTCAACGCTGACTACGCTGGCCGCCGGCCGCTGTTCGTGGTGGTGCTCACGGGCGGCTTCATGTTTGCCACTGACCTGCTCAAACGCTACCGGGGCGACTGCGAAATCGTGTTTATCCGCGTGGCTTCCTACGAGGGTACCGATAGCACCGGGCAGGTGCAGGAAATTATGGGCCTGCGCGAAGATGTGCAGGGCCGCGACCTCATCTTGGTCGAAGACATCGTAGATACCGGTACTACCGTGCACTACTTACTGCCCACGCTGCGCGCCAACCAGCCAGCTTCTATTGAAATCGCGGCCATGTTCTTTAAGCCCGCCAGCCTACGCTACCCCTTGGATTTGAAGTACATGGCTATGGAGATTCCCAACGACTTCGTGGTGGGCTATGGCCTCGACTACGACGGCCTGGGTCGCAACCTGCCCGACGTGTACGTAGCCGCGTAA
- a CDS encoding glycoside hydrolase family 5 protein produces MPTPARFLTPLLAAALLLSAAALPPARPVARPTAFPPIARPAGQATADGFVRRHGRLRVAGTQLVDQHGAKVMLRGVSFGWHSLWPRFYNEAAVGWLQKDFSCNVVRAAMGIEVGERNYKQDPAFSKAKVEAVVAGAIKADIYVIIDWHSHNINLAEAKGFFAEMSKKYAKYPNIIYEVFNEPDQESWPEAKAYSEEIIKVIRANDPSNIILVGCPHWDQDINLPAADPIKGYANLMYTMHFYAATHGKWLRDRTDAALASGLPVFVSESAGMEASGDGPLNNEAWQAYIDWMEAKGLSWIVWSVSDKDETCSMLQKSASSTGPWQDADLKESGLKTRTYLRQYNAAK; encoded by the coding sequence ATGCCTACTCCCGCCCGCTTTCTCACGCCCTTGCTTGCCGCGGCCCTGCTGCTATCGGCGGCCGCCCTACCCCCGGCTAGGCCTGTGGCCCGGCCGACAGCCTTTCCACCCATTGCGCGCCCCGCCGGGCAGGCGACGGCCGACGGATTCGTACGCCGCCACGGCCGGCTGCGGGTGGCCGGCACCCAGCTCGTGGACCAGCACGGGGCTAAGGTGATGCTGCGGGGTGTGAGCTTCGGTTGGCACAGCCTGTGGCCGCGCTTCTACAACGAGGCGGCCGTGGGGTGGCTGCAAAAGGATTTTAGCTGCAACGTGGTGCGGGCGGCGATGGGCATCGAGGTGGGCGAGCGCAACTATAAGCAGGACCCCGCCTTCTCGAAGGCTAAGGTGGAGGCCGTGGTGGCGGGGGCCATCAAGGCCGATATCTACGTGATTATCGACTGGCACAGCCACAACATCAACTTAGCGGAAGCCAAGGGCTTCTTCGCCGAGATGTCGAAAAAATACGCGAAGTACCCGAACATTATCTACGAGGTTTTCAACGAGCCCGACCAGGAAAGCTGGCCCGAGGCGAAGGCTTATTCGGAGGAAATCATCAAGGTGATTCGGGCCAATGACCCGTCCAATATTATCCTAGTGGGCTGCCCGCACTGGGACCAAGACATCAACCTGCCCGCCGCCGACCCCATCAAGGGCTACGCTAACCTGATGTATACCATGCACTTCTACGCCGCCACGCACGGCAAGTGGCTGCGCGACCGCACCGATGCAGCGCTGGCCAGCGGCCTGCCGGTATTCGTGTCGGAGTCGGCGGGTATGGAAGCCTCCGGCGACGGCCCCCTTAACAACGAAGCTTGGCAAGCATATATTGACTGGATGGAGGCCAAGGGCCTAAGCTGGATTGTGTGGTCGGTTTCGGATAAGGACGAAACATGCTCGATGCTCCAGAAATCGGCCAGCTCGACCGGCCCGTGGCAGGACGCGGACCTGAAGGAATCGGGCTTGAAAACGCGGACGTACCTGCGCCAGTACAACGCGGCGAAATAG
- a CDS encoding sodium-translocating pyrophosphatase — protein sequence MPTILYAVPALGIFALLYTWLRSGWVARQDAGDARMQTIAGYIADGAIAFLKAEYRVLALFALIASLFLGYLGFTGEKSSPVIIIAFLIGAIFSATAGYIGMKIATKANVRTAQAARTSLTQALNVSFSGGSVMGMGVAGLAVLGLGTLFIIFYKLFVPSGLATGAEMEKALEVLTGFSLGAESIALFARVGGGIYTKAADVGADLVGKVEAGIPEDDPRNPATIADNVGDNVGDVAGMGADLFGSYVATILATMVLGREVRLGNMDQFGGLSPILLPMAIAGLGIVASLVGILSVRVKEGGSVQGALNLGNNVSIIVSGIFSFFLIKWLLPAGDITIRGYTFDANHVFYAVLVGLGVGFLMSTITEYYTAMGKPPVNSIVQQSSTGHATTVIGGLAVGMESTVLPILVLAAGIVLSYRFAGLYGVAIAAAGMMATTAMQLAIDAFGPIADNAGGIAEMSELPKEVRERTDILDAVGNTTAATGKGFAIASAALTSLALFAAFMGTANITTIDISNANVLAGLFVGAMIPFIFSALAIKAVGQAAMAMVQEVRRQFREIPGIMEGTGRPEYEKCVAISTEAAIRKMVAPGAIALLTPIIIGFAFGPEVLGGTLAGVTVSGVLMAMFQSNAGGAWDNAKKSFEKGVLVDGVMQFKGSEAHKASVTGDTVGDPFKDTSGPSMNILIKLMSIVSLVIAPHIARVGSERVAAPAPTHDRVELRQPHVRFAQNPTPAVEAVLLTALRQLR from the coding sequence ATGCCTACCATTCTCTACGCGGTGCCCGCGCTGGGTATTTTTGCCTTGCTTTATACCTGGCTGCGCTCGGGCTGGGTGGCCCGGCAAGATGCCGGCGATGCCCGAATGCAAACCATTGCCGGCTACATCGCCGACGGGGCCATTGCCTTTCTCAAGGCCGAATACCGGGTGCTGGCGCTGTTTGCGCTCATTGCCTCGCTGTTTCTGGGCTACCTGGGTTTTACGGGCGAGAAATCCAGCCCGGTCATCATTATTGCCTTTCTGATTGGGGCGATATTTTCGGCCACAGCGGGCTACATCGGGATGAAAATTGCCACCAAGGCTAACGTCCGCACGGCGCAGGCGGCCCGCACCTCCCTCACGCAGGCCCTGAACGTGTCGTTCTCGGGCGGCTCCGTGATGGGCATGGGGGTAGCGGGGCTGGCCGTGCTGGGGCTGGGCACGCTGTTTATTATCTTTTATAAACTGTTCGTGCCAAGCGGCTTAGCTACGGGCGCAGAAATGGAAAAGGCACTCGAAGTGCTCACCGGCTTCTCGCTGGGAGCCGAGAGCATCGCGCTGTTTGCCAGAGTAGGGGGCGGCATTTATACCAAAGCCGCCGACGTGGGGGCCGACCTCGTGGGCAAGGTGGAAGCCGGCATCCCGGAGGATGACCCGCGCAACCCCGCCACCATCGCTGACAACGTGGGCGATAACGTGGGCGACGTGGCCGGCATGGGGGCCGACCTCTTCGGCTCCTACGTGGCCACCATCCTGGCCACGATGGTGCTGGGCCGCGAAGTGCGCCTGGGCAACATGGACCAATTTGGCGGCCTCTCGCCCATTCTGCTGCCGATGGCCATTGCCGGGCTGGGCATCGTGGCCTCGTTGGTGGGCATCCTGTCGGTGCGGGTGAAAGAGGGGGGTAGCGTGCAGGGCGCGCTCAACTTGGGCAATAACGTGTCCATCATCGTATCGGGTATTTTCTCTTTCTTCTTGATTAAGTGGCTGTTGCCGGCCGGTGACATCACCATCCGCGGCTATACCTTCGATGCCAACCACGTTTTTTACGCCGTACTGGTGGGCCTGGGGGTAGGCTTTTTGATGAGCACCATTACCGAATACTACACTGCGATGGGCAAGCCCCCGGTGAATAGCATCGTGCAGCAGAGCAGTACCGGCCACGCCACCACCGTTATCGGTGGGCTGGCGGTGGGCATGGAAAGTACCGTGCTGCCTATCCTGGTGCTGGCGGCCGGCATTGTGCTGAGCTACCGCTTCGCCGGCCTCTACGGCGTGGCCATTGCGGCGGCCGGCATGATGGCCACCACCGCCATGCAGCTTGCCATTGATGCCTTCGGCCCCATTGCCGACAACGCGGGCGGCATCGCCGAAATGAGCGAGCTACCTAAGGAAGTGCGCGAGCGCACCGACATTTTAGATGCCGTGGGCAACACCACGGCCGCCACCGGCAAGGGCTTCGCCATTGCTTCGGCGGCCCTCACTTCGCTGGCGCTATTCGCGGCCTTCATGGGCACGGCTAATATTACCACCATCGATATTTCCAACGCCAACGTGCTGGCCGGCTTGTTCGTGGGGGCCATGATTCCGTTCATCTTCTCGGCCCTAGCCATCAAGGCCGTAGGACAGGCAGCGATGGCAATGGTGCAGGAAGTGCGGCGACAGTTTCGCGAGATTCCGGGTATTATGGAAGGCACCGGGCGGCCCGAGTACGAGAAGTGCGTAGCCATCAGTACTGAGGCGGCCATCCGCAAGATGGTGGCACCAGGGGCCATCGCGTTGCTCACGCCCATTATTATCGGCTTCGCCTTTGGCCCCGAAGTGCTGGGCGGCACGCTGGCGGGCGTCACGGTCAGCGGCGTGCTCATGGCCATGTTTCAGAGCAACGCCGGCGGGGCCTGGGATAATGCCAAAAAGTCATTTGAAAAAGGTGTGCTAGTCGATGGCGTGATGCAATTCAAAGGCTCCGAGGCTCACAAAGCCAGCGTCACCGGTGACACCGTGGGCGACCCCTTTAAGGACACCAGCGGCCCGAGCATGAACATTCTTATCAAGCTCATGAGCATCGTTTCGCTCGTTATCGCCCCGCACATTGCCCGCGTAGGTAGCGAGCGCGTCGCCGCGCCGGCCCCAACCCACGACCGGGTAGAGCTGCGCCAGCCGCACGTGCGCTTCGCCCAAAACCCTACCCCCGCTGTGGAGGCCGTGCTACTCACGGCCCTGCGGCAGTTACGCTAA
- a CDS encoding M20/M25/M40 family metallo-hydrolase: protein MQLLRTLCQIPAPSGEEAALTRFLLDYVHAHGPGWRQPPLVVHDEARFQDCLLLVFGQPRTAVFAHLDSIGFTVRYGRGLVPIGGPECAAGYQLVGRDSQDEIACTLTVEEVAHDEDETEGLGYEFSRVIDPGTSLTFACDFRETDTTVQSCYLDNRLGVWAALRLAETLEHGIIAFSCGEEHGGGSVPYLARFIYDTYGVRQALICDITWVTEGVRPGAGCVISLRDSLIPRRGYVERIRAIARAAGIAHQVEVEGVGSSDAQDLQRSDIAWDWCFVGAPEDHVHTPNEIVAKADITSMVALYQALLREL from the coding sequence ATGCAGCTGCTCCGCACGCTTTGCCAAATTCCGGCCCCGTCGGGCGAAGAAGCCGCCCTGACGCGCTTTTTGCTCGACTACGTGCATGCCCACGGCCCTGGCTGGCGGCAGCCGCCGCTGGTGGTGCACGACGAAGCCCGGTTTCAAGACTGTCTGCTGCTGGTGTTCGGGCAGCCGCGCACGGCCGTGTTTGCGCACCTCGATAGCATCGGCTTCACGGTGCGCTACGGGCGCGGGCTGGTGCCCATCGGCGGGCCCGAGTGCGCGGCGGGCTACCAGCTGGTGGGGCGCGATTCGCAAGACGAGATTGCTTGTACGCTGACGGTGGAGGAAGTGGCTCACGATGAAGACGAAACCGAGGGGCTTGGCTATGAGTTCAGCCGAGTTATTGACCCCGGCACAAGCCTGACCTTTGCCTGCGACTTTCGCGAAACTGACACCACTGTGCAAAGCTGCTACCTCGACAATCGCCTGGGCGTGTGGGCCGCCCTGCGCCTGGCCGAAACCCTGGAACACGGCATTATCGCGTTTTCGTGCGGCGAGGAGCACGGCGGCGGCTCGGTGCCCTACCTGGCCCGGTTTATCTATGATACCTACGGCGTGCGGCAGGCCCTCATCTGCGACATTACCTGGGTCACGGAGGGGGTAAGGCCCGGTGCCGGCTGCGTGATTTCGCTGCGCGACTCGCTCATTCCGCGCCGCGGCTACGTCGAGCGCATCCGGGCCATTGCGCGGGCAGCGGGCATCGCGCACCAGGTGGAAGTGGAGGGGGTAGGGAGTTCCGATGCTCAGGACTTGCAGCGCAGCGATATTGCCTGGGACTGGTGCTTCGTGGGCGCGCCCGAAGACCACGTACACACGCCCAATGAAATAGTGGCTAAGGCCGACATTACCAGCATGGTAGCGCTTTATCAGGCTTTACTGCGCGAATTATAG